The following proteins come from a genomic window of Achromobacter deleyi:
- a CDS encoding DNA repair protein encodes MHTLWDELRQPQALGRGRRLAAAAALCAAGLSVVVPAHAESMEERLRAQLRSTTQQLQQLQSEQAQVNAAKAAAEAQRDAAQKELEALRGQLAKATGQAEKLAEQQGAVMESAQAQVAASHAQLGKFKGAYDELLTLSRAKEAERQTLARSLAQRESEAKACVAKNREMYEAGKEILNAYERISTGGILAMKQPFAGSARVKFEEQAQAYGDKLYDAQVGAAAPAAAPAQP; translated from the coding sequence ATGCATACCTTATGGGATGAATTGCGCCAGCCTCAGGCGCTGGGGCGCGGCCGGCGGCTGGCCGCCGCCGCGGCCCTGTGCGCCGCGGGCCTGAGCGTGGTGGTGCCGGCGCACGCCGAGAGCATGGAAGAGCGGCTGCGCGCCCAGTTGCGCAGCACCACCCAGCAACTGCAGCAGCTGCAGAGCGAGCAGGCCCAGGTCAACGCCGCCAAGGCCGCGGCCGAGGCCCAGCGCGACGCGGCCCAGAAAGAGCTGGAGGCGCTGCGCGGCCAATTGGCCAAGGCCACTGGCCAGGCCGAGAAGCTGGCCGAGCAGCAGGGCGCCGTCATGGAAAGCGCGCAGGCCCAGGTGGCCGCCAGCCACGCCCAGCTGGGCAAGTTCAAGGGCGCCTACGACGAGCTGCTGACGCTGTCGCGCGCCAAGGAAGCGGAACGCCAGACCCTGGCGCGCTCCCTGGCGCAGCGCGAGTCGGAGGCCAAGGCCTGCGTCGCCAAGAACCGCGAGATGTACGAGGCCGGCAAGGAGATCCTGAACGCCTACGAACGCATCAGCACCGGCGGCATCCTGGCCATGAAGCAGCCGTTCGCCGGCAGCGCGCGGGTCAAGTTCGAGGAGCAGGCGCAGGCGTACGGCGACAAGCTGTACGACGCGCAGGTCGGCGCCGCCGCGCCCGCCGCGGCGCCGGCCCAACCCTGA